AATAAAAAGACACTAATTTAGTTGTTGTTTTGAAATTTTAGATGCAACTTTTGTTAATGCAAGAACCAAAAGCTTGATATATATTTTAAGTGAGTAGCAAATAATTTTGTCTATAATTATATGTATATTATCTAATTTTTAGCAATAAGCATCATTAATATAAATATTTTGAATAAAGTGACAGAAGTAAACTAGAAACATATGGTTAAGTATACTTATGTTTGGTTATCTTCGGATATCCATTCGAGTTCGAATATTACCCGTTTAGATTCAAATATTACCCGAACTGGTGAAATAAGTAATTTGTTTTTTTAGGATTAGATGATATTTAGACCGAGCTGGTGAATATAGACTAGACAGACATTTATATTTCAAGCCTGCACTTATATATTCTATAATAGTTTGATATATTAGATTTGAACACTAATCTGTTAATATGATTTTTTAAAAAAATTTGATTCTTAGATATGTATCTCGAGTGAAACTAATTTTTACAGATGTCCGTTTTTTTTTAAATTGACACTAATTTAATTCATCGAATTCATAGAAGAAGTTAAAAAAAAGAAACTTAACTCATATCAATAAAACAAAGACGATAATAAAAACACAATTTTATAGAGGTAGAAAATGAACTCACTTATGGAGAGTCAATAATAAACAAATCGAGAGCAGAAAACCTAATCCCCTTTCGTCATTATACGATCGATGTTGCCTATTTGGTTTTGGTGATTTGTGTCAGCCTCAAAACTTAATTTTCTTTTGTGCATATGAAGTCTTAAAAATAATTAAAATGAAATGTAATATGTTAACTCTTCAACAACGATGATATATTTAAGAGACCAACATGTATATTCGTCAATTTATAATAGATAAAGATTATAGTGTTACAAAATGTTAAAACTATTTAATAAACAAACATTATTATAAAAACTCACTCCACGCATGCGCGCGGATAATCATCTAGTCTACGTTATAACTAATGAACGGAAGCATTAAAGGTTTTCGATCACAGAATCGTTAGGTTTTACCATTTCTATTTACGCTCCGATCTTTTTTACCATTTTTGTTTTTTTTTGTTTTTTTTTAAACACGCAGGACCGGTTCATTGGGAGGGACAAGCGGTGCGACCGCTCTGGGCCCAAGCCCGTATCCTCCGTATAATAACAATTAAGAGGCCAAATTTTTATAAATCTATAATTTTTTATATAAAAAAATTATAAACATAATAAATTAAACTGAAAATGGTCCAAAATTATTTGATATGTATATAGTTTTATTTTCATTACATTACTGATTAAATTTTAAAAATATTTTAAACATGATATGTATATAAATTTTAGAGGGTAAAATTTTTTTTTTTGTTCTAAAGCCCTTAATAGTGTTGAGCCGGTCCTGGAAACACGTACCATTGAAATGTTTATATCATTTCTTACATGTCGCTAATCTTTTCACAGAATAGTACAAAAAGTTTTGCGGTGTCAGTTTCTTCTTAACGAGAAACGAGTTTCAATAGGGTATATAAAAAGACCTGACTAACTCAAAAAGAAAAGACTTTTGGAGCCTCTGGTTTGCGTGACGTGATCTCATTTGTACAATGGTTGGTTAAGTTGTTTATGATTTTTGTCGATGTGGTTCAAACATGTGAACATCAAATATTGCATATTATTATTTTAGGGGGTGTTGATGGTTTAATAGGGTAGTAATATAAAAACATGATCGAAGTTCGGTCAGTATATTATATTCGATCACGCAATGATCAGTATTCGGATAGATAATCTTATAAACGAAATTAATCTAAATTATGCAAATGGAACTTCCAAATCAACAACGATCATACAATTAGTTCAAGACCTTTTCTATGGAAGTTGGAAAACGAATTGGTCTTTTCTTTCACCATGCATTGATCTAAGATGATGTTTTGTTAGAGCATTTTCATTGCATGGGTTCTTAATATAGAATATCTAACTAAATATAAAGAAAAAAGAATTAATTGAATGAATATTTCAAAATGTTGAGATACATATTTAGAAGTATTTTAAGTAAGTTTAAAAAAAAAAATTTTTAGGTATCTCATTTTAAATATTTCTGGATGGATATCACAACATTTGAGATACTCGTTCAATCAATTGTTACTTTTTAGTTTATTTTAGGTCAGATATTTTAAATTAAGAGGATATCACAACATCAATTGTTACTTTTTAGTTTATTTTAGGTCAGATATTTTAAATTAAGAGGATATCACAACATCAATTGTTACTTTTTAGTTTATTTTAGGTCAGATATTTTAAATTAAGAACACATGCAATGAAAATGCTCTAATTAGTTTCTCCTTTACCCTCATATACTTGTTAGTATTTTTTTTTTTCTTATTTAGAATTTTTTTGCTTGCGTAAATATCTCTATTATTATTGTTCTAATTTCTCATACATTCATTGTTTTTAAAACCGGACCGCAAGTTGAACCGGATAATTTTTGGGTCATGGTTCAATATGGTTCGACCGGGTCAAACCTGGTTCAATAATCTAGTTTAATATATTTTTAGTGTTTAAATTTAAAAATAATATTAGTAAATATGATACATAATTAAAATATAAATGAATTTAAAACATAAACATAATCAATATAAACTACTTTTATGTTTATATGGATAGTTTATATATATTTTTTGATAGTTTTAATGGTTTTTATCATTTTAATAACTTTAAAATCTAATTCGGTTTTGTGACCAGTTCATGGTCGAACCAATTATTTGACCCAATCCGGTTATATGGCCTGTTCATGGTCAAACTCGGTTCAACCATCGGGTGGGTCTGGTTTTAAAAACATTGCATATATTCTAATAAGTCACTTGCATTAAAAAAAAAAAACTTGGTAAAAAAACATAATACGAGCAAAATATGTAAATACTAGCTAGTATTATTTTTCATGGAAGTGCTCGATACCACCTCCCCAAAAGTTGAGATAGACAAATCATTATTTTATTCTTTAATCTGAATGAAGGAAGCATCATCACCTCCCCCCCACAACTTCACATATGTGACATATGTCTCACAAATCATTTACACCAAGCAAGTATATTCTTCTCCATTAGCAAAGCATGCATGAAAGTATATGACTTTCATCGATCGAGGGTTTTTTATATTTGTAAACAAAAGAGTAAGATGGCCCAAAAAATATTATGAAGTTTCCATGAAAAATATAAATAAAAGGAAAAATATATTATTAATGTTTATGAACAGATGTAAAAAAGAGCAAAAATGTGACTGTAAAAACTGTAAAATATATTGATAAAAAAACAAATTTTAGCGATGCATACCTTTTTCATAATAATTATTTTAGTTGAGGGGGTCAAAAATGTGTTCCGGTCGTAAAGTTGAAAGAAATGACTGTTTCACAAAAAAAACTTGGATTGATGCTTAACCCAGTTACGACTCTTTGTATACTATAAATCTGCCGTCTTGTCAAAACAAATCCATAAGCTTCTTCTTTCATTTCGACCTCTGTCGTCTTCGATCATAGAGAATTCAATGTCGTCGAACTACAAGCTCAATCACACTGTACTTCGTTTTCCTCTCCTTCCTCGTTTCTCTGTTTTAGTCATCATCGATCATCACTCTCTTTCCTCTGCTTTTTTTTTTTTTGCGTGTGTAACAACAGTCTCTCTGTTTTTTTTTTCTAAATTTTCGTCTTCAATTTGAGATATTTTTAAATCAAACTTGTAAAAAGATTTCTCTTTTATGATCGCCCCAAATTTTGCTTCATTGAAACTGATTCAGAAATTGAGAATGTGTACGAAAGTGTTGTTCCTGGTTATGTTTGCTATGTCGTCTATCTTCAAAGCTCATGTTTTTCAATCACAACATTGTTTAAAGTATTTGACTTTTTTTAAAAAAAAAATTATTTCTCTGGGCAGGATTCATTAGGGAATGGAGATGCAAACAGTTTGCGATCAAACCCGGAGAATGCTTTCAGTGATTTGAATTCACTAGCCCAATCAGAGAAAGCAGTTGAGGAGCTTCTTATTCAACAGACTCCTATGCAGGCTTCAGATGATCATCTCATTGAGTTCTCTGAGGCTTTGAGAAGTAATGTTGAAGCTAAAAGCCGCATGCTTTGTGTTTTCTTTTGTCATTAGGAACTTACTTTTTTTTTATTTTGGCATTCTGTGTAGCTGTTGCAAAGGCTCTAAGAGGATCTGCTGAAGGGAAGGCATTGGCTCAAGCTGAGGCTGCTGAATGGAAACGTAGATATGAGCTGGAGAGGTCTAAGAACCTTGACTTGCTACGTCAAGGTAAGTTTTCTTCTATCTAACTATCGTTGAAATCATTTTACTCTCTCTCTCCAATTCCAAGTGTCTTCGCCAATTAGATCTAGTCGTTTTGCTATTATTGGCCATGGATGTAACATAGTTTACTGGCTTGTATTACAGCACCTTTAAATGAAGAAGCTAATAGCATGGAGATGGATCATATAGCCAAGTCTCCACGGCTTCATGTCCCGGAAAATGGGAAATCAGCAAGGTATGCCTTGGAGCGTATCTGCGCTCATGAAGTACTCCAAGATTGTGAACCTAACAGTCCTATTGGCTCTAACAACAAACTGAAGCGAAAGGTAAATACTACATAGTTAATTGTTTTGGTCCAGTTATTTGCTTATTATATCTTGTGGGTTTGCAAAGTCAATAAATATAGTTAGGCAACGGTCTAGCAATATTTTTTTGGGACTTGCACATCAATTTAGATGAATATTGTTCTTTTTGCTGTATCCGTTGCATTCAAAAAACTGGTGGGGGGAAACCTTGAGGCATAGCAATAATTAGAGAATGAAGAAACTCTCTCCTGTCTACTTCACGTTAGTGTCTTGAATTGTCAACGTTGATGCAGGCATCGTTTAAGCTTTCGTGGGGATGCAAGGGTCAAGCTAATGACCAACACAAGAAAGATATCGTCTCGTTCGAGAGTGGGAATATCACTACAGCAGACCGCAGTAGTAAACAGGTACGCAGTCTTTGTTTCATCGCATCTATCCTTTTGTCTCAGCTCTCTTGAATTTTCTTACAAGTAAATGCAAATATGTATGTTGCGGTATCATCAAACTGTTACTTTTTTTTGTTCTTAAGTCGATCCACAGTTGTTCAGTATGTAGACTAACGTAAAACAACTTTGTAATATTCATTCAGATTTCACTGACATGGGAGACCAGTCCACAAAATGTTCTGATTTTCACCAAACCTAAGTCAACTTCTGTACAAGTTCTTTCTGTGGAAATGGTCAGGTCAGTATCTAAGAAACCATAGGATCAGTTTCAGTAGTTCTCTCTGAATGTCTGTTGAAATGTAAAATTGTTTGCTTAAAAGATAAAGTAAAGACACATTGATTTCAGATGGTTGAGAGAGCAGAAGGGGCTAAATGTTTACGTGGAACCACGAGTGAAGGCAGAACTTTTGTCGGAATCAAGTTCCTTTGACTTTGTACAAACTTGGGAAGATGGTAAGATATATGATATATATGCTACATCTAAATAAAGCTTAGAGACATATGTATATGAAAGCTTCATTGATCATTTTGTTTATGCAGACAAAGAAATTTCACTTCTACACCCGAAGGTTGACCTTGTTATAACTCTTGGCGGGGATGGTACCGTTCTATGGGTAACGTCAATCTCACTCTGAAGTTTATAACAGTTCACATCTGTATCCTTCTTTACAACAAGTAGCACATACGATCTAACCTGAAACATCTTAATGATTACAGGCAGCATCGATGTTTAAAGGACCAGTGCCTCCAATTGTTCCATTTTCCATGGGATCTTTGGGATTCATGACTCCTTTCCGTATCCTTAATCGCTGCTTTAGCATTTTCTTTATAAGCATCAGTTAAAAATTTTGCAGCATGACACTAGAAACTTTTCTTTTAACTCTTATGATACCAGATAGCGAACAATACCGAGAATGTCTTGAAGCGGTATTGAAGGGTCCACTCAGTATAACACTAAGGCACAGGTTGCAGTGTCACATCATCAGAGATAAAGCTAGGCATGACTACGAGACAGAGGAGAACATGCTTGTTCTTAATGAAGTCACCATCGACCGTGGGATAACTTCTTTCCTCACAAACCTTGAATGCTACTGCGACAACTCATTTGTCACATGTGTGCAAGGCGACGGACTCATACTCTCCACAACATCTGGTAGCACCGCATACTCGCTTGCAGCTGGAGGGTCAATGGTCCATCCACAGGTAATATATCTAATGATGGCATCTTTTAGATCATGATGAAGGACAATTATTCTAAACATGATGTTTTTTGCAGGTTCCTGGGATCTTGTTCACACCTATCTGTCCGCATTCTCTGTCGTTCCGCCCACTGATATTACCGGACCACGTGACAGTGAGAGTGCAAGTGCCATTCAACAGCAGAAGCTCTGCTTGGGTATCGTTTGATGGGAAAGGCCGTAAACAGCTTGAAGCAGGGGATGCACTGGTGTGTAGCATGGCACCGTGGCCTGTCTCTACGGCTTGCCAGGTCGAATCCACTAATGACTTCCTACGCAGCATCCACGACGGTCTTCACTGGAACCTAAGAAAGACTCAATCTTCTGACGGCCCTCGTGAAACTTAAAAACAAATTTATCCAGGACTCTTCGTTTTAAAAACCATACACACATAGTCCTGACATCTATCTATCTGGCTGTATCCATTGTTTGTTGTAAAGGACATGTATTCTGTAACTGTTATGAGCAATAATTCTGTTGTGTGATGATCAAAGTTAATGAATCAAAAGATGTTTATGTTCCCTCTCTATCTCTTTCTCTAAACTGCTTAAACATTGTCTTAATACACGCTTAGATTTAAGATCCTGGCTACATATATTCCTAGTGTGCAGAATCCAGCTTGATTCACAGCGCAGGTGTGTCGTGGTAGAGAAGAACACAGCATTATTGCCTGCAACCACAACATTCAGATAAAAATTATTCCATATCTTAAGCTTGCTGCAACTTTTTTTATGCTGCATACATAAAGATTAGTAGACTTACTTGGTCAATAATATGCATCGTCGTCAACATCATCCTGACCATTTACACTCTCATCGATTTCTTGATCGCCTACTGCTCTGCTTTTCTCTCGTACTGTTCTTCCTGAAGCTTTTGATGACTTTGCCTTCTCCGCCTGCAACTCCATGGCTTTCTCTGATGGTTTCCTTTTTCTCTTTCCTCGTGTTTCACCCATTTCTTCTACAATACAGAGCCAAATGCATTAGTAAATAAAGATCGAAGTCTATGGAATAAAACATCACAGATTCGTACATCTATCCACAATACTAATCTACAAATCAGACATCTATTCAGAAAAGACTTTATGCTTTTTACGAGTAATTTGAATTATATTCTCCCAGTATGTAATGTAGGGGAATTCATAAACCGTCTTTTTCATCTGAAGCTGTTACAATCTTTCTTACCTCCTTGTGGACTTGATACAAGGTCTGTCACATGTCCATTCTGACCAGCCTCTTCGGAAGCAGGAGATGCAGATATACGAGCTTCGATTAACTTTAACTCGTCTTGCTCCTCATTTGCATCTGGGATCGGTTCAGCTGGAAGGTAACGGAGTTCCTCCACTGACATATCAGAATCGCTGAAAGCATCCTTTTCCACTGTCTCTATGTCAACTTCCTCATCTTCATTAACACTTGATACTTTCACCTACACACATACAACCACATATATTCAGGTAAACAGGTGACAGAGTAATTAACAGAGAATCCTTATGCAATCTATCCATTCAATTTCTCACCTTTCCTGTCTCAGGCATCAAATCAAATTCATCTTCACGTTCCACATACTCTTCATTCTCCTCGAGCTCCTTGAAATCAGGAGCAAACGCACTCCAGT
This sequence is a window from Brassica oleracea var. oleracea cultivar TO1000 chromosome C1, BOL, whole genome shotgun sequence. Protein-coding genes within it:
- the LOC106314734 gene encoding NAD(H) kinase 1-like, which encodes MSSNYKLNHTDSLGNGDANSLRSNPENAFSDLNSLAQSEKAVEELLIQQTPMQASDDHLIEFSEALRTVAKALRGSAEGKALAQAEAAEWKRRYELERSKNLDLLRQAPLNEEANSMEMDHIAKSPRLHVPENGKSARYALERICAHEVLQDCEPNSPIGSNNKLKRKASFKLSWGCKGQANDQHKKDIVSFESGNITTADRSSKQISLTWETSPQNVLIFTKPKSTSVQVLSVEMVRWLREQKGLNVYVEPRVKAELLSESSSFDFVQTWEDDKEISLLHPKVDLVITLGGDGTVLWAASMFKGPVPPIVPFSMGSLGFMTPFHSEQYRECLEAVLKGPLSITLRHRLQCHIIRDKARHDYETEENMLVLNEVTIDRGITSFLTNLECYCDNSFVTCVQGDGLILSTTSGSTAYSLAAGGSMVHPQVPGILFTPICPHSLSFRPLILPDHVTVRVQVPFNSRSSAWVSFDGKGRKQLEAGDALVCSMAPWPVSTACQVESTNDFLRSIHDGLHWNLRKTQSSDGPRET